tattttaaaaacactACGATTGTGTAtgttaaataacaataacCCGATTGgtagatttatatttctatatcgCCAATCACTTTGATTTTCCAAAAGTTTTCGTTAGTATTAATCTTCGTGTCAAGACATAGCTCGTCTTAGACATATGACATAGATCGTAGTCGCGTCTTGTACGCCATTGAGAAATCTCTGTTTGTACAACGAAGTTActtcaattacaataataaatgcacATAGCGTGCGAGTTGGCGGCCTTGGTATTGTTGACGCGAGATTTTCGATTATTGAGAGCAATAAATGGAAAGAAAATGTGTTCTatacgttttaatattattttgttggtTACTATCAACATGGTTTGGTTTTGGTATTTCAATTCGTCACGGAATGGCTCTCAATTCGAACTAGTTATCCAGTCTTTACTTAAACCGGATAGATTAACTAAATACATTCAGTCGTTAccgatattttaatagcaCGGGTAAGTAAATTATGGATTGGTATTTTCtcgtgtgaaataaaattttaagtgttTCAGCCGTGTGTAGTGATTTTAAAGCGAAGACAAAAATTAGTTGAtcgaaaataagaattttgaatTGTACTTGTGGATATAAAAGACAGCCGAAAGAAATATTGCGATTCATTCCTGCAGCAACATTGGTTTTTGCAAGattcgttttatttatacaccaATTAGCTACAGTTTTTTCGAAAGTAGTATTCTCAAAATTCGTTTATATAGAGTggttttgaaagaaaaaatcgatattcTCAAGCGAGATCAAAAGtcattcattttttgttttgatcGAAAGTATAAATTCTTCGTTCTCAACATGCAATATCTCGATGCTTTAAAAAGTTCAAATTAAATTCCTATTAAACTAAAATCCAtctaaaattacttaaaaaacaGAGTCTCAttgattatttacatttctaatTTGCTAGAAAAATGTTCGACAATTGAATAACTAAGTGTCTAAATCTAAATTCTGGACGAAAAACAGTTGAATTCGTCCAAGAATACATTATCATTAAGGATTCTCGTGTCTTCCGAGTCACCTTGTATTCACCTCGTCTCGCTTCCCGAAAGCATGAAACACATGAAGTAACGATGATACACAAAATACATTGCGACGTTTAGGGAACTTTCCAATTCGTTATATTCGTAAGACATGTCATAGAATAACATTGACGTTTCAACATACCTTCGATGAGCGAAGGGAGAAAATCGAAGGCCGAGATTACGACGACGTGACTCGAGATAACGCATTGAAAAAGTCATACAAAATCAGAGCTAATAACGGCTCTCTAACTAAATTGGTATACGACGGATAGTGTCTAAGAGGTAGTAGCAGCAGCGATGCTTTCTCAACGTAGTCAACAAGGTTTCCTAACTTCTTCCTTTTGCCTAATCAGTTCTTCCGCCCGCCACGTCTCTTCATTGAAGATGTGCACTGAGGGCAATACCACTTTCCCTTGGGTGGCGCGGTGATGCCCACACAAGGATAATGGAACCATTCAAAGGGACACTGAAAATGGCAACGTTATAGACCTTCTCCTCTGCGCTCTAaagcataatttataaaaaatatcgtacATCTGAATTGTCGCACGCAACCATGTCACCGTACGATACTTGATTGCATATACAGTAACGTGGCTCGTTGGGATCGTACGTCCAGTCTGGATTGTCCGTGTCCACTACTTGCGTCGTTGTTGTTACCACCGGTGGCGATACGGGCTGCTGGATCGTAGCTGCGATTACGCTTGAGCTTGGTACTGTGGCAGTCACTTTCCTATAATTCAAGATCGCAATCTTTAAATTGCCGCGTAggaaatttgtttacaaaattcatTGAAGGATTGtagtctttttaatttaatagagaTTTCTAATCCAATATCCAAAGTGTCTctgtttctttcaaaattaaatatataacattaaagatacttaattaacattaaataaacttaatataaaCTAATAACATAAActgatatataatacaaatcgtcgaaaaaaaatacttaaacaGAGAGAATGTATCACAGATTAATTTGCAATtcgctttcttctttttatatattttatgtacttttTATGCTTCTTTGTGGTTTCCTGAATGGCTGCAATAGCAGTTTGCGCTGCGCCGGCCAGCTCTTTGCTAAATTCCGCAGCGTGAACACCACCGGTATTGATGGCCTCGTAGCTGGCTTTGAGACTAGCTGATCGTCTGCCCTGTTGCATCGATTGCGTGGCGGCAATCGCTTGCGACGCGGCTGCTGCAATCGCGTTACCACCGGCGCCGATGTGACCGAGATTGTAACACACAGAGCCAACGGAATTAGCGATTGCCGCCGGTGCCGGGGCGACATTGGTCGCGATAATAGGCCCGGAATTCGCCGACGCTGGCCGCGATTCAGGCAGATTCGTCATCGCTGGTAGCTTCTCAATCGCCAGCTTCTTCTCGACCGACGTGGAAGACGCATTGGAGTCTCGCCGTTTCTCCGATCGagctaaa
This DNA window, taken from Linepithema humile isolate Giens D197 chromosome 7, Lhum_UNIL_v1.0, whole genome shotgun sequence, encodes the following:
- the Ing3 gene encoding inhibitor of growth protein 3 isoform X1; translated protein: MLYLEDYVEMIEHLPQELRDRFTEMREMDLGVQNSMDSLEKKVKTFFCNVKKMKPNEKEAEYEAIRREYYKTLEDADEKVHLATQMYDLVDKYLRRLDQELQKFKMELETDNKGITEILEKRSLELDQPTTNSSQKENRYSFTPSRTRDNHSHSRSEKRRDSNASSTSVEKKLAIEKLPAMTNLPESRPASANSGPIIATNVAPAPAAIANSVGSVCYNLGHIGAGGNAIAAAASQAIAATQSMQQGRRSASLKASYEAINTGGVHAAEFSKELAGAAQTAIAAIQETTKKHKKKVTATVPSSSVIAATIQQPVSPPVVTTTTQVVDTDNPDWTYDPNEPRYCICNQVSYGDMVACDNSDCPFEWFHYPCVGITAPPKGKWYCPQCTSSMKRRGGRKN
- the Ing3 gene encoding inhibitor of growth protein 3 isoform X2, with the protein product MREMDLGVQNSMDSLEKKVKTFFCNVKKMKPNEKEAEYEAIRREYYKTLEDADEKVHLATQMYDLVDKYLRRLDQELQKFKMELETDNKGITEILEKRSLELDQPTTNSSQKENRYSFTPSRTRDNHSHSRSEKRRDSNASSTSVEKKLAIEKLPAMTNLPESRPASANSGPIIATNVAPAPAAIANSVGSVCYNLGHIGAGGNAIAAAASQAIAATQSMQQGRRSASLKASYEAINTGGVHAAEFSKELAGAAQTAIAAIQETTKKHKKKVTATVPSSSVIAATIQQPVSPPVVTTTTQVVDTDNPDWTYDPNEPRYCICNQVSYGDMVACDNSDCPFEWFHYPCVGITAPPKGKWYCPQCTSSMKRRGGRKN